The following proteins are encoded in a genomic region of Mycobacteriales bacterium:
- a CDS encoding methyltransferase domain-containing protein: MADQLSTSPDLQVIPEARPPAGPQPVDEQRMEELLHRLVNDMGAALAVPLALIGDRHGLFETLESTGAVTSDELAERTGLSERYLREWLLAMAASGYIDYAGDGRYRLSPEQAEAFCHPDSPAYLAGGLQNLTASTRALDRITDAFRTGAGMGWHEHHPDVFHGTERFFRPTYLNFLTPMWIPALTGLEERLQAGARVADVGCGFGASTRILAAAYPASTFVGLDYHRESIEAATGKAVAEGLGDRVSFRTGSALDLSGEYDLITYFDCLHDMPDPLGALRAARAALHPDGWVLLVEPMGGDTVEDALNPVGRVYAAASVLLCLPSGLSAEPCAGLGNQAGPAQTLALAREAGFTRAREATRTPFNLIYELRP, encoded by the coding sequence ATGGCCGATCAGCTCAGCACATCGCCAGACCTGCAGGTCATCCCCGAGGCGAGGCCTCCGGCCGGACCGCAACCGGTCGACGAGCAGCGGATGGAGGAGCTGCTCCATCGGCTGGTCAACGACATGGGCGCCGCACTCGCCGTGCCCCTGGCGCTCATCGGCGACCGGCACGGTCTGTTCGAGACGCTCGAGTCGACCGGGGCGGTGACGTCCGACGAGCTGGCGGAACGCACCGGGCTGTCCGAGCGCTACCTGCGCGAGTGGCTGCTCGCCATGGCCGCGTCCGGCTACATCGACTACGCCGGTGACGGCCGCTACCGGCTCTCGCCGGAGCAGGCGGAGGCGTTCTGCCATCCCGACAGCCCGGCCTACCTTGCCGGCGGCTTGCAGAACCTGACGGCGTCCACCCGGGCGCTGGACCGCATCACGGATGCGTTTCGCACCGGTGCGGGCATGGGCTGGCACGAGCACCATCCCGACGTCTTCCACGGGACCGAGCGCTTCTTCCGGCCGACGTACCTCAACTTCCTCACGCCGATGTGGATCCCGGCGCTGACCGGGCTGGAGGAGCGGCTGCAGGCCGGGGCGCGGGTGGCCGACGTCGGCTGCGGGTTCGGCGCGTCGACGCGCATCCTGGCGGCGGCATATCCCGCGTCGACCTTCGTGGGGCTGGACTACCACCGGGAGTCGATCGAGGCGGCGACCGGCAAGGCGGTCGCCGAGGGGCTCGGTGACCGGGTGAGCTTCCGGACCGGGAGCGCGTTGGACCTGTCCGGTGAGTACGACCTGATCACCTACTTCGACTGCCTTCACGACATGCCCGACCCGCTCGGTGCCTTGCGCGCCGCGCGCGCCGCGTTGCACCCCGACGGCTGGGTGCTGCTCGTCGAGCCGATGGGCGGCGACACGGTCGAGGATGCGCTCAACCCCGTCGGCCGGGTCTATGCCGCGGCGTCGGTGCTGCTGTGCCTGCCGAGCGGCCTGTCGGCCGAGCCGTGCGCCGGTCTCGGCAACCAGGCCGGTCCGGCACAGACGCTCGCGCTGGCCCGCGAGGCGGGCTTCACCCGCGCCCGCGAGGCGACGCGTACGCCGTTCAACCTCATCTACGAGCTGCGCCCGTAG
- a CDS encoding phosphotransferase family protein translates to MPIPAQRDPARTRKQLAAWLAPRVHADGEVAVGELRGPGATGFSNETLILDASWTEDGDPRAASYVVRVAPSGYTLFPDPAFDRQYRVLRALRQHTTIPVPAVRWYETDDSLLGAPFFVMDEVQGVVPPDNPPYHVDGWLHGVTPEHRARIWWGCIDTIADLHRVDWPALDLDLPAGGLTAQLDYYERFLASVERDEPVPVARRALGWLRAHAPDAERQVLTWGDARIGNVMYDAAGAPVAVLDWEMVEVAAPAVDVTWAMYLDRHHSEACGVPRLDGFPSKAETVARYEERSGIRLDNLDYYEVFAAFRFAVIMGRLAVIFKDWGLLTPDDTMAQDNTATRLAETVLAERRA, encoded by the coding sequence ATGCCGATCCCCGCCCAGCGCGACCCGGCGCGGACCCGCAAGCAGCTGGCGGCCTGGCTGGCGCCGCGGGTGCACGCCGACGGCGAGGTCGCCGTCGGCGAGCTGCGCGGACCGGGCGCCACCGGCTTCTCCAACGAGACGCTGATTCTCGACGCGAGCTGGACCGAAGACGGGGACCCCCGCGCCGCGTCGTACGTCGTCCGGGTCGCGCCGAGCGGCTACACGCTGTTCCCGGACCCGGCTTTCGACCGGCAGTACCGCGTCCTGCGGGCGCTGCGGCAGCACACGACGATCCCGGTGCCCGCGGTGCGGTGGTACGAGACCGACGACTCGCTGCTCGGTGCGCCGTTCTTCGTCATGGACGAGGTGCAGGGCGTGGTGCCGCCCGACAACCCGCCCTACCACGTCGACGGGTGGCTGCACGGGGTCACGCCGGAGCACCGGGCGCGCATCTGGTGGGGCTGCATCGACACGATCGCGGACCTGCACCGCGTCGACTGGCCCGCCCTCGACCTCGACCTGCCGGCCGGTGGACTGACCGCGCAGCTCGACTACTACGAACGGTTCCTCGCCTCGGTCGAGCGGGATGAGCCGGTGCCGGTCGCGCGCCGGGCGCTGGGCTGGCTGCGCGCGCACGCTCCCGACGCCGAGCGGCAGGTGCTCACGTGGGGCGACGCGCGGATCGGCAACGTGATGTACGACGCCGCCGGCGCCCCGGTCGCCGTTCTGGACTGGGAGATGGTCGAGGTCGCGGCGCCGGCGGTCGATGTGACGTGGGCGATGTACCTGGACCGGCACCACAGCGAGGCCTGCGGCGTGCCCCGGCTGGACGGCTTCCCGAGCAAGGCGGAGACCGTCGCGCGCTACGAGGAGCGCAGCGGCATCCGGCTGGACAACCTCGACTACTACGAGGTGTTCGCGGCGTTCCGGTTCGCCGTGATCATGGGCAGGCTCGCGGTCATCTTCAAGGACTGGGGCCTGTTGACGCCCGACGACACGATGGCGCAGGACAACACCGCGACGAGGCTCGCGGAGACCGTGCTGGCGGAGAGAAGGGCGTAG
- a CDS encoding ferredoxin, which produces MTVESTCISSGYCRNTLPDVFVEGPNRRSVVTHNPVEESPKLQEAMEGCPVEAISAVDAETGEVVFP; this is translated from the coding sequence GTGACGGTCGAATCAACCTGCATCAGCTCCGGCTACTGCCGCAACACCTTGCCCGACGTCTTCGTCGAGGGGCCCAACCGCCGATCGGTGGTGACGCACAACCCGGTCGAGGAGTCGCCGAAGCTGCAGGAGGCGATGGAGGGCTGCCCGGTCGAAGCGATCAGTGCGGTCGACGCCGAGACCGGCGAGGTGGTCTTTCCGTGA
- a CDS encoding crotonase/enoyl-CoA hydratase family protein: MSEEHLLVEHADHVLTLRMNRPEAKNAFSPNMLARMAEAWERADADDDIHCVILTGSDDVFCAGADLKAMMSDPPPGDEYAKRFREDADLAWRALLRHYRLAKPLIAAVEGPAIAGGTEILQATDIRVAGESATFGVAEVRRGLFPLGGSTVRLRRQIPYPVAAEMLLTGKTITAQEALSYGLIGSVVPDGKALSHAQEIAAQICANGPLAVKAIKRSLTETEGLPEKQALEVELEIGMPIFATEDAREGPRAFAEKRAPHFVGR; this comes from the coding sequence GTGAGCGAGGAGCACCTGCTCGTCGAGCATGCCGACCATGTCCTGACGCTGCGGATGAACCGGCCGGAGGCGAAGAACGCCTTCTCCCCCAACATGCTCGCGCGCATGGCGGAGGCGTGGGAGCGCGCCGACGCCGACGACGACATCCACTGCGTGATCCTGACCGGGTCCGACGACGTGTTCTGCGCCGGCGCCGACCTCAAGGCGATGATGAGCGACCCACCACCGGGCGACGAGTACGCCAAGCGGTTCCGCGAGGACGCCGACCTGGCCTGGCGCGCGCTGCTGCGCCACTACCGGCTGGCCAAGCCGCTGATCGCCGCCGTCGAAGGACCGGCGATCGCCGGCGGCACCGAGATCCTGCAGGCGACCGACATCCGCGTGGCCGGCGAGTCGGCGACGTTCGGGGTCGCAGAGGTACGCCGGGGGCTGTTCCCCCTCGGCGGCTCCACCGTCCGGCTGCGGCGGCAAATCCCTTACCCGGTCGCCGCCGAGATGCTGTTGACCGGCAAGACCATCACCGCGCAGGAGGCGCTGTCCTACGGGCTGATCGGCTCGGTCGTCCCGGACGGCAAGGCGCTGAGCCACGCGCAGGAGATCGCCGCGCAGATCTGCGCCAACGGACCGCTGGCGGTCAAGGCCATCAAGCGGTCGCTCACCGAGACCGAAGGGCTGCCCGAGAAGCAGGCCCTGGAGGTCGAGCTCGAGATCGGCATGCCGATCTTCGCGACCGAGGACGCCCGCGAAGGCCCCCGCGCCTTCGCCGAGAAGCGGGCGCCCCACTTCGTCGGGCGCTGA
- a CDS encoding VOC family protein, with the protein MADFPALGHVALTVRSCDLSKPWYADLFGAEPVIDEDTGPWRHVVWMLPGGTLVGIHEHPGKTPAGDEFSEFRIGLDHVGFHCGSRADLEAWQRRLDELGYANGGIVDASYGSGLSFRDPDGNALEFFAPPS; encoded by the coding sequence ATGGCCGATTTTCCCGCGCTCGGACATGTTGCGCTGACCGTCCGCAGCTGCGACCTGAGCAAGCCGTGGTACGCCGATCTCTTCGGCGCCGAACCGGTCATCGACGAGGACACCGGGCCCTGGCGGCACGTCGTGTGGATGCTGCCCGGCGGGACGTTGGTCGGGATCCACGAGCACCCTGGCAAGACGCCGGCGGGCGACGAGTTCAGCGAGTTCCGGATCGGGCTCGACCACGTCGGCTTCCACTGCGGCAGTCGTGCCGATCTGGAGGCTTGGCAACGGCGGCTCGACGAGCTCGGCTACGCCAACGGCGGCATCGTCGACGCGTCGTACGGCTCGGGTCTGTCCTTCCGCGATCCCGATGGCAACGCCCTGGAGTTCTTCGCCCCGCCGTCCTGA
- the cysN gene encoding sulfate adenylyltransferase subunit CysN, translated as MAHVSDLIAQDIDAYLHAHQHKSLLRFITCGSVDDGKSTLIGRLLYESHMVFEDHLAALEIDSKKVGTQGGDLDFALLVDGLGAEREQGITIDVAYRFFSTDRRKFIVADTPGHEQYTRNMVTGASTADVAVILVDARNGVLTQTRRHSYLVSLLGIRTVAVAINKLDLVDYSQDAFDRIEADYRAFAAEIGIDDVTCIPVSALRGDNITSLSDHTPWYAGPTLMGFLETVQVSDQRQAGPFRMPVQWVNRPNLDFRGFSGEIVGGTVRVGDPVRVVPAGTTSRVARIVTMDGDLDQAVAGQSVTIALADEIDCSRGDVLCAGDAPAGSADQFEAHVVWMGEHEMLPGRPYLVKIGARTVGGSISRPKHRVDVNTLEHVAATTLALNEIGVCNVHLDRPVAFDAYADNREMGGFIVVDRLTNNTVGAGLLHFALRRSDNVHWQAVEVNKVAHAELKGHRPAVVWFTGLSGAGKSTIANLVEKRLHALGAHTYLLDGDNVRHGLNKDLGFTEADRVENIRRVAEVSRLMVDAGLIVLVSFISPFRAERRMARALVDEGEFVEVHVDTPLADAEQRDVKGLYAKARRGELPNFTGIDSPYEAPESPELRVDTVTMTAEQAAEAVVAQLRVSGILP; from the coding sequence ATGGCCCACGTCTCCGACCTGATCGCGCAGGACATCGACGCCTACCTGCACGCGCACCAGCACAAGAGCCTGCTGCGCTTCATCACCTGCGGCAGCGTCGACGACGGCAAGAGCACGCTGATCGGCCGGCTGCTCTACGAGTCGCACATGGTCTTCGAGGACCACCTGGCCGCACTCGAGATCGACTCGAAGAAGGTCGGCACCCAGGGCGGCGACCTCGACTTCGCGCTGCTGGTCGACGGGCTCGGCGCCGAGCGCGAGCAGGGCATCACGATCGACGTGGCCTACCGGTTCTTCTCGACCGACCGCCGCAAGTTCATCGTCGCCGACACGCCCGGGCACGAGCAGTACACCCGCAACATGGTTACCGGTGCCTCGACCGCCGACGTGGCGGTGATCCTGGTCGACGCGCGCAACGGCGTGCTGACCCAGACCCGCCGGCACAGCTACCTCGTCTCGCTCCTCGGCATCCGCACCGTCGCGGTCGCGATCAACAAGCTCGACCTCGTCGACTACTCGCAGGACGCCTTCGACCGGATCGAGGCCGACTACCGCGCGTTCGCCGCCGAGATCGGAATCGACGACGTCACGTGCATCCCCGTGTCGGCGCTGCGCGGCGACAACATCACGTCCTTGTCCGACCACACACCGTGGTACGCCGGTCCGACGCTGATGGGCTTCCTGGAGACCGTGCAGGTGTCCGACCAACGGCAGGCGGGGCCTTTCCGGATGCCCGTGCAGTGGGTCAACCGGCCGAACCTCGACTTCCGCGGCTTCTCCGGCGAGATCGTGGGCGGCACCGTCCGCGTGGGCGACCCCGTGCGCGTCGTACCGGCCGGCACGACGAGCCGCGTCGCGCGCATCGTGACGATGGACGGCGACCTGGACCAAGCGGTGGCCGGCCAGTCGGTGACGATCGCCCTCGCGGACGAGATCGACTGCAGCCGTGGCGACGTGCTGTGCGCGGGCGACGCGCCGGCGGGCAGCGCCGACCAGTTCGAGGCGCACGTCGTCTGGATGGGCGAGCACGAGATGCTGCCGGGCCGGCCCTACCTCGTCAAGATCGGCGCGCGCACCGTCGGTGGGTCGATCTCGCGGCCGAAGCACCGCGTCGACGTCAACACGCTGGAGCACGTCGCGGCCACGACGCTGGCGCTGAACGAGATCGGCGTCTGCAACGTGCACCTCGACCGTCCGGTGGCCTTCGATGCCTACGCCGACAACCGGGAGATGGGCGGCTTCATCGTCGTCGACCGGTTGACCAACAACACCGTCGGCGCCGGCCTGCTGCACTTCGCGCTGCGCCGGTCGGACAACGTGCACTGGCAGGCGGTCGAGGTCAACAAGGTCGCGCATGCCGAGCTGAAGGGGCACCGCCCGGCGGTCGTGTGGTTCACCGGCCTGTCGGGTGCGGGCAAGTCGACGATCGCTAACCTCGTCGAGAAGCGGCTGCACGCCCTGGGGGCGCACACCTACCTGCTCGACGGCGACAACGTGCGGCACGGGCTGAACAAGGACCTCGGCTTCACGGAGGCCGACCGGGTCGAGAACATCCGCCGGGTCGCGGAGGTCTCCCGGCTCATGGTCGACGCCGGGCTGATCGTGCTGGTGTCGTTCATCTCGCCCTTCCGGGCCGAGCGGCGGATGGCCCGGGCGCTGGTCGACGAGGGCGAGTTCGTCGAGGTGCACGTCGACACTCCGTTGGCCGATGCAGAGCAGCGGGACGTGAAGGGGCTCTACGCCAAGGCGCGCCGCGGCGAGCTGCCGAACTTCACGGGCATCGACTCGCCCTACGAAGCCCCGGAGTCACCCGAGCTGCGGGTCGACACGGTGACGATGACGGCGGAGCAGGCAGCAGAAGCGGTCGTCGCGCAGCTGAGGGTGTCCGGAATCCTGCCCTGA
- the cysD gene encoding sulfate adenylyltransferase subunit CysD yields MAAPALTHLQRLESESIRIMREAVAESERPVMLYSVGKDSAVMLRLALKAFYPSKPPFPLLHVDTTWKFREMYAFRDKLVADLGLDLLVHQNPECVRLGINPFTHGSSVHTDMWKTEGLKQALDLHGFDVAFGGARRDEEKSRAKERVFSIRSAQHRWDPKQQRPELWSLYNVRHNAGENIRVFPLSNWTELDVWQYIHLEQIPIVPLYFAAERPVVERDGTLIMVDDDRMPLLPDEQPTMKSVRFRTLGCYPLTGAVESTADTLPAIIQEMLLTTTSERQGRVIDFDSSGSMEKKKQEGYF; encoded by the coding sequence ATGGCCGCACCAGCACTGACGCACCTGCAGCGACTGGAGTCCGAGAGCATCCGCATCATGCGCGAGGCCGTCGCCGAGAGCGAGCGGCCGGTGATGCTCTACTCCGTCGGCAAGGACAGCGCGGTCATGCTGCGGCTGGCGTTGAAGGCCTTCTACCCGTCGAAGCCGCCGTTCCCGCTGCTGCACGTGGACACCACGTGGAAGTTCCGGGAGATGTACGCCTTCCGCGACAAGCTGGTCGCCGACCTCGGCCTCGACCTGCTGGTGCACCAGAACCCCGAGTGCGTCAGGCTCGGCATCAACCCCTTCACGCACGGCTCGTCGGTGCACACCGACATGTGGAAGACCGAGGGGCTCAAGCAGGCGCTCGACCTCCACGGCTTCGATGTGGCGTTCGGCGGGGCGCGCCGCGACGAGGAGAAGTCACGCGCCAAGGAGCGTGTCTTCTCGATCCGTTCGGCGCAGCACCGCTGGGATCCCAAGCAGCAGCGGCCCGAGCTGTGGAGCCTCTACAACGTGCGGCACAACGCGGGGGAGAACATCCGCGTCTTCCCGCTGTCCAACTGGACCGAGCTCGACGTGTGGCAGTACATCCACCTCGAGCAGATCCCGATCGTGCCGCTGTACTTCGCGGCGGAACGACCTGTCGTCGAGCGCGACGGCACGCTGATCATGGTCGACGACGACCGGATGCCGCTGCTGCCCGACGAGCAGCCGACGATGAAGAGCGTGCGCTTTCGCACCCTCGGCTGCTACCCGCTGACCGGTGCCGTCGAGAGCACCGCCGACACGCTGCCGGCGATCATCCAGGAGATGCTGCTCACCACGACGTCCGAGCGACAGGGCAGGGTCATCGACTTCGACTCGTCGGGCTCCATGGAGAAGAAGAAGCAAGAGGGCTACTTCTGA
- a CDS encoding Rieske (2Fe-2S) protein has translation MTPAVSRRGLLAGACAVCAAVLTGCASAGRGASPAIRLSTSDPLVALDAIPVGEAVSVTVPGGASIIVGRPTADTAAAFSPICTHQGCTVSPAGSRLECPCHGSVFDATTGAVVRGPAARPLQSLPVTVRDGQVFAT, from the coding sequence GTGACCCCTGCGGTTTCGCGCCGCGGCCTGCTGGCCGGAGCCTGCGCCGTCTGCGCGGCCGTCCTCACCGGCTGTGCGAGCGCGGGGCGGGGCGCCTCGCCCGCCATCCGGCTGTCCACCTCCGACCCCTTGGTCGCGCTCGACGCGATCCCGGTCGGCGAGGCGGTGTCGGTGACCGTGCCGGGCGGCGCGTCGATCATCGTCGGCCGGCCGACTGCCGACACGGCGGCGGCGTTCAGCCCCATCTGCACCCACCAGGGCTGCACCGTCTCACCGGCCGGGTCACGGCTCGAGTGCCCGTGCCACGGGTCGGTCTTCGACGCCACGACCGGCGCGGTCGTCCGGGGGCCGGCTGCCCGCCCGCTGCAGTCGTTGCCGGTGACCGTGCGCGACGGTCAGGTCTTCGCCACCTGA
- a CDS encoding MFS transporter, whose protein sequence is MTTFSPDRPDVDAGGGRRRPHPGLALGVIASAQLMVVLDATIVNIALPHIRDALHFSQTSLAWVLNAYTLTFGGLLLLGGRMGDLFGRRRMFITGVLLFALASLAGGFAQDQTMLLAMRALQGIGGAIASPTALALITTTFAEGPARNKAFGVYAAVSGAGAAIGLILGGVLTDALSWRWVLFVNAPIGIALAVAAPFVTDDNARSTGRLDIAGALTSTLGMASLVYGLIHAASDGWSDAVTVVALAVAVPLLVAFVVVEARTPQPLMPLRLFRDRTRVGTYVVMLIVGAAVFAMFFFLTQFVQEVLGFSPLKAGFAFLPVSAVIVVMAQVASRLVTKLAPRNLIASGTLLAGGGLWLLSHLSVHSTYATGIVPPMLMIAAGMGLIFVPITLGAVAGVAPEDSGIASAMLNVGQQVGGTLGLSALITVFGSAFDHRLHSLLAGLSGPPTQQAKLALLQQATVHGWDSAFRVGAYFALAGFVATLVLIRAESPRGGQLPMAGAA, encoded by the coding sequence ATGACCACGTTCAGCCCCGACCGGCCTGACGTCGACGCAGGCGGCGGGCGCCGGCGACCGCACCCGGGGCTGGCCCTGGGCGTGATCGCCAGCGCACAGCTGATGGTCGTGCTCGACGCCACCATCGTGAACATCGCGCTGCCGCACATCCGCGACGCGCTGCACTTCAGCCAGACCTCGCTCGCCTGGGTGCTCAACGCCTACACGCTGACCTTCGGCGGCCTGCTGCTGCTCGGCGGGCGCATGGGTGACCTGTTCGGCCGGCGGCGCATGTTCATCACCGGCGTGCTGCTGTTCGCGCTGGCGAGCCTCGCCGGCGGGTTCGCGCAGGACCAGACGATGCTTCTCGCGATGCGGGCGCTGCAGGGCATCGGCGGCGCGATCGCCTCGCCGACCGCGCTCGCGCTGATCACGACGACGTTCGCGGAGGGGCCGGCGCGCAACAAGGCGTTCGGTGTCTACGCCGCGGTCTCCGGCGCGGGGGCCGCGATCGGGCTGATCCTCGGTGGCGTGCTGACCGACGCCCTGTCCTGGCGCTGGGTGCTGTTCGTCAACGCCCCGATCGGGATCGCGCTGGCCGTCGCCGCGCCGTTCGTCACCGACGACAACGCGCGCAGCACCGGCCGGCTCGACATCGCCGGCGCGCTGACGTCGACGCTCGGCATGGCGAGCCTCGTCTACGGGCTGATTCACGCCGCGAGCGACGGGTGGAGCGACGCGGTCACCGTGGTCGCGCTGGCCGTCGCCGTACCCCTGCTCGTCGCGTTCGTCGTCGTGGAGGCGCGTACGCCGCAGCCACTGATGCCGCTGCGGCTCTTCCGTGACCGGACCCGGGTCGGCACCTACGTCGTGATGCTCATCGTGGGTGCCGCAGTGTTCGCGATGTTCTTCTTCCTCACGCAGTTCGTGCAGGAGGTGCTGGGCTTCTCGCCGCTGAAGGCCGGCTTCGCGTTCCTGCCGGTGAGCGCGGTGATCGTGGTGATGGCCCAGGTGGCGAGCCGGCTGGTGACCAAGCTGGCCCCGCGCAACCTCATCGCGAGCGGCACGCTGCTCGCCGGTGGCGGGCTGTGGTTGCTCTCCCACCTGAGCGTCCATTCGACCTACGCGACCGGCATCGTGCCGCCGATGCTGATGATCGCCGCGGGGATGGGGCTGATCTTCGTGCCCATCACGCTGGGCGCCGTCGCCGGTGTCGCGCCCGAGGACAGCGGCATCGCGTCGGCGATGCTCAACGTCGGCCAGCAGGTGGGCGGCACGCTCGGGCTCTCCGCGCTGATCACGGTGTTCGGCTCGGCGTTCGACCACCGGCTGCACAGCCTGCTCGCCGGACTGTCCGGGCCGCCGACACAGCAGGCGAAGCTCGCGTTGCTGCAGCAGGCGACCGTGCACGGTTGGGACTCGGCGTTCCGGGTGGGCGCCTACTTCGCGCTGGCCGGCTTCGTGGCCACGTTGGTGCTGATCCGGGCGGAGAGCCCGCGCGGCGGACAGCTGCCGATGGCGGGGGCGGCGTGA
- a CDS encoding DUF1360 domain-containing protein — protein sequence MSNVAENLTDKVRETAHREAAEYTQGEDRPLAGYTATMGTYALTAAALVAASRLMGRRGPAAVPWADLALSSLATFKLSRLIARDPVTSPLRAPFTHYDGLTGPSELHEEPREDSTWRHAIGELLTCPFCVSQWVATGFVSGLVLAPRFTRLAASTFGVVAVSDFLQFAHAAIEQATGEAK from the coding sequence ATGAGCAACGTCGCCGAGAACCTCACCGACAAGGTCCGCGAGACGGCCCATCGCGAGGCCGCGGAGTACACACAGGGCGAGGACCGGCCCCTGGCCGGTTACACCGCCACGATGGGCACCTACGCGCTGACCGCCGCCGCGCTCGTCGCCGCCAGCCGGCTGATGGGCCGGCGCGGACCGGCAGCGGTGCCGTGGGCCGACCTGGCGCTCTCGTCGCTCGCGACGTTCAAGCTGTCACGGCTGATCGCCAGGGACCCGGTCACCAGCCCGCTACGCGCGCCGTTCACCCACTACGACGGGCTGACCGGCCCCTCCGAGCTGCACGAGGAGCCCCGCGAGGACAGCACCTGGCGGCACGCGATCGGCGAGCTGCTGACCTGCCCGTTCTGCGTGTCGCAGTGGGTGGCCACCGGCTTCGTGAGCGGCCTGGTGCTGGCCCCGCGGTTCACCCGGCTCGCGGCCTCGACGTTCGGCGTGGTGGCGGTGTCCGACTTCCTGCAGTTCGCGCACGCGGCGATCGAGCAGGCCACCGGCGAGGCCAAGTAG